The Propionibacterium freudenreichii subsp. freudenreichii genome contains a region encoding:
- the argC gene encoding N-acetyl-gamma-glutamyl-phosphate reductase has protein sequence MSYTAAVAGCTGYAGGEVLRLLAGHPEIEIGALTAGSNAGTLLGQHHPNLVPLYDRPVLETTPENLAGHDVVFLALPHGASTELAKQLPDDVLVVDCGADHRLTDEARWQRFYPSPYAGAWPYGLAELPGQRELLANTKRIAVPGCFVATVILGLLPAMTHGLTDGHDITIAAASGTSGAGKALTPRLLGSETQGSVSAYGVGGIHRHTPEILQNLEVLGATDPTISFTPLLAPMSRGILAVITAPVDTSVSAEQITAAYHDAYDAEPFAQVLPAGVWPASQNVLGSNSVCVNATVDPDAGRMVIVSTLDNLVKGTAGSAVQAMNLALGLDETTGLTTIGVAP, from the coding sequence ATGTCGTACACAGCAGCAGTCGCCGGTTGCACCGGCTATGCCGGGGGAGAGGTGCTCCGCCTCCTGGCGGGCCATCCCGAGATCGAGATCGGTGCCCTGACCGCCGGGTCCAATGCCGGGACCCTCCTGGGTCAGCACCATCCCAACCTGGTGCCCCTGTACGACCGACCCGTTCTCGAGACCACCCCGGAAAACCTGGCCGGTCACGATGTGGTCTTCCTGGCCCTGCCGCACGGAGCGTCCACCGAGCTTGCCAAGCAACTGCCCGATGACGTGCTGGTCGTTGATTGCGGAGCAGACCACCGGCTCACCGACGAGGCCCGGTGGCAGCGCTTCTACCCCTCGCCGTATGCCGGCGCATGGCCCTATGGCCTGGCCGAGCTTCCCGGGCAACGTGAACTGCTGGCCAACACGAAGCGGATCGCGGTGCCGGGCTGCTTCGTGGCGACGGTCATCCTCGGGCTGCTTCCGGCCATGACCCACGGCCTGACCGACGGACACGACATCACCATCGCCGCTGCGTCGGGGACGAGTGGCGCCGGCAAGGCACTGACCCCGCGCCTGCTGGGTAGTGAGACGCAGGGTTCAGTGAGCGCCTATGGCGTGGGTGGGATACATCGGCACACGCCCGAGATCCTGCAGAACCTTGAGGTGCTGGGCGCCACAGATCCGACCATCAGCTTCACGCCGCTGCTGGCTCCGATGTCCCGGGGGATCCTCGCGGTGATCACCGCCCCGGTCGACACATCAGTCAGCGCCGAGCAGATCACAGCGGCCTACCACGACGCCTACGACGCGGAGCCATTCGCCCAGGTCCTGCCCGCCGGGGTCTGGCCCGCAAGCCAGAACGTGCTGGGTTCCAACAGCGTCTGCGTCAATGCCACCGTCGATCCGGATGCCGGACGCATGGTCATCGTGTCGACATTGGACAACCTGGTGAAGGGCACCGCCGGCAGTGCCGTCCAGGCGATGAACCTGGCCCTGGGGCTCGACGAGACCACCGGGCTCACCACGATTGGAGTAGCACCGTGA
- the argB gene encoding acetylglutamate kinase, giving the protein MSRTRSLDHDAAIAKAGTLIEALPWLEQYAGKIIVIKYGGNAMIDDELKHAFAQDIVFLRRCGVRPVVVHGGGPQISRMLKRLDIKTEFRSGLRVTSPEAMDVVRMVLVGQVGRELVNLINEHGPFAVGLSGEDARLFTARPKTVMINGKPEQLGQVGEVTEVRPESVRDLIDAGRIPVVATVAPGDHEQVFNVNADTAAAALAVALGAERLVMLTDVAGLYADWPNSEDVITQISPGELERLLPQLESGMKPKMEACLRAVRGGVSRATVIDGRVQHSLLLEIFTNEGIGTMVRAEEGNNGE; this is encoded by the coding sequence GTGAGCCGCACGCGCAGCCTGGACCATGACGCCGCGATTGCGAAGGCCGGCACCCTGATCGAGGCCCTGCCGTGGCTGGAGCAGTATGCGGGGAAGATCATCGTCATCAAGTACGGCGGCAACGCCATGATCGATGACGAGTTGAAGCATGCCTTTGCCCAGGACATCGTGTTCCTGCGTCGCTGTGGGGTGCGGCCCGTGGTCGTCCACGGAGGTGGACCCCAGATCAGTCGGATGCTCAAGCGCCTCGATATCAAGACCGAGTTCCGCAGTGGGCTGCGCGTCACCTCACCGGAGGCAATGGACGTGGTGCGGATGGTGCTCGTCGGGCAGGTGGGCCGCGAGCTGGTCAATCTGATCAATGAGCACGGACCCTTCGCGGTGGGGCTGTCGGGGGAGGACGCCCGGCTGTTCACTGCGCGCCCGAAGACGGTGATGATCAATGGCAAGCCCGAGCAGCTCGGGCAGGTCGGGGAGGTCACCGAGGTCCGCCCGGAGTCGGTGCGCGATCTGATCGACGCCGGAAGGATCCCCGTGGTCGCCACGGTGGCGCCGGGGGACCATGAGCAGGTCTTCAACGTGAACGCGGACACTGCCGCCGCGGCACTTGCCGTGGCACTGGGGGCGGAGCGCCTCGTGATGCTGACGGATGTGGCCGGCCTGTACGCAGACTGGCCCAACTCCGAAGACGTGATCACCCAGATCAGCCCGGGGGAGCTGGAGCGCCTGTTGCCGCAACTGGAGTCGGGCATGAAACCGAAGATGGAGGCCTGCCTGCGGGCGGTGCGCGGCGGAGTCAGTCGCGCAACGGTCATCGACGGGCGCGTGCAGCACTCCCTGCTCCTGGAGATCTTTACGAATGAGGGAATCGGCACGATGGTTCGCGCCGAGGAGGGAAACAACGGTGAGTAA
- the argJ gene encoding bifunctional glutamate N-acetyltransferase/amino-acid acetyltransferase ArgJ has product MSVTTPRGFRAAGVAAGLKSTGKPDLAVVVNDGPDQTAAAVFTSNRFCAAPVIWSRRAVADHRLHAVVLNSGGANACTGEAGLGDSAETAHHLAEQLGVDDHDVAVCSTGLIGERLPMDKILTGVDEAVVGLSGEGGMDAANAIITTDTHAKTAVFQGDGWSIGGMAKGAGMLAPQLATMLVVITTDLSLTADQARAALTASTEVSFNRLDSDGCMSTNDSVLLLASGASGITPDTDEFTAALAEICLNLGHQLLGDAEGSSHDITIHVVNAASERDALVVGRSIAASNLFKCAIFGNDPNWGRVLSSMGTTDAGFEPSRVDVSFNGVMLCRGGEIGDDRALVDLSPRECTVVVDLHAGSEQAIVWTNDLTYDYVRENAEYSS; this is encoded by the coding sequence GTGAGCGTCACCACCCCCAGGGGATTCCGGGCCGCTGGTGTGGCCGCAGGGCTCAAGAGCACCGGAAAGCCCGACCTCGCCGTGGTCGTCAACGACGGACCCGACCAGACGGCAGCCGCGGTGTTCACCTCGAACCGGTTCTGCGCAGCGCCCGTGATCTGGTCGCGCCGGGCCGTCGCGGACCACCGACTGCATGCGGTGGTGCTCAATTCGGGTGGCGCCAACGCGTGCACCGGCGAGGCCGGACTTGGCGACTCCGCCGAGACCGCCCACCACCTGGCAGAGCAGCTCGGTGTCGATGACCATGACGTCGCGGTCTGTTCCACCGGCTTGATTGGTGAGCGCCTGCCGATGGACAAGATCCTCACCGGCGTCGACGAGGCAGTCGTGGGGTTGTCCGGCGAGGGCGGTATGGATGCGGCCAACGCCATCATCACCACCGACACCCATGCCAAGACAGCCGTGTTCCAGGGCGATGGCTGGAGCATTGGTGGCATGGCCAAGGGCGCGGGCATGCTCGCACCGCAATTGGCCACGATGCTCGTGGTCATCACCACGGACCTGTCCCTCACCGCCGATCAGGCCCGGGCCGCCCTGACCGCATCCACCGAGGTCAGCTTCAACAGGCTCGACTCCGACGGCTGCATGTCCACGAACGACTCGGTGCTCCTGCTGGCGTCCGGCGCCTCCGGTATCACGCCCGACACCGATGAGTTCACGGCTGCCCTGGCCGAGATCTGCCTCAACCTGGGACACCAGTTGCTGGGTGACGCGGAGGGCAGTTCGCACGACATCACGATCCACGTGGTCAATGCGGCCAGCGAACGCGATGCCCTGGTGGTGGGTCGCTCGATCGCGGCGAGCAACCTGTTCAAGTGCGCCATCTTCGGCAATGATCCCAACTGGGGCCGCGTCCTGTCATCGATGGGCACCACGGATGCCGGCTTCGAGCCGAGCCGGGTCGATGTCAGTTTCAATGGCGTGATGTTGTGCCGGGGTGGCGAAATCGGTGACGATCGTGCGTTGGTCGACCTGAGCCCGAGGGAATGCACGGTGGTCGTGGACCTCCATGCGGGTTCGGAGCAGGCCATCGTGTGGACGAACGACCTGACCTACGACTATGTCAGGGAAAACGCGGAGTACTCATCGTGA
- the pheT gene encoding phenylalanine--tRNA ligase subunit beta: MKAPISWLRSLVELPHGVTTQQLADAFTRTGLQVEHIELMGNQVTGPVVVGRVVSFVEEPQKNGKTIRWCHVDCGEQFNITDENPDVTDGRGIICGADNFAQGDYVVVALPGAELPGGFKISSRRTYGHVSDGMICAADELGIGEDHTGIIVLPANEASRAGLGSEAMALLGVPDEILDIDVTPDMSYCLSMRGLSREAAQAFDVPYNDIYSRRVPEPSQGAYPVRVESDDCELFVDLVVHDINALAPTPTWMRHRLEASGMRSISLPVDITNYVMLESGQPLHAYDADQLLGPIVVRKAHQGERLTTLDSVDRELSAEDLLITDDSGPIGLAGVMGGLNTELSDSTRNVVIEAAHFSPGTIGRTYRLHKLPSEASKRFERDTDIGVCCAAARMAARLLVELAGGTIADGATVVGRVPQMPGQSIDIGLPARILGARIEPDQVLSVFKGSDIEVTRRGERLSLVPPTWRTDLVDPYDYVEEVGRKLSLEVVNAVVPRAEAGQGLTAVQKSRRAVLNAIAEAGFVEVVTLPFVGTDDIDRLGLPAQADQHRLVKLANPLSDAQPYVRTTLLPGLFAAINRNTSRGMDDVALFEQGSVFLGGELPPAPMPDVSHRPSDAEIDALLNSLPDQPHMLSAVLAGNWLPARWNGPAEPVDWTHAVLFAQTAADAVGLRLIRSQAEIMPWHPGRCAELSIRNSDGDLVSLGAAGELHPRVIEACGLPARSCAVEINLDVLLANAPTGGEVHELSPYPLTKEDVALIVDDTVAAADVEEVLRTGAGPLLESIALFDIYSGEQTGQGKKSLAFSLRFGSPERTLTQSEAAQARDNALAAAVSELGAQARQA; encoded by the coding sequence ATGAAGGCACCGATCAGTTGGTTGCGATCCCTGGTTGAGCTGCCCCATGGCGTCACCACCCAGCAGCTTGCCGACGCGTTCACGCGCACCGGCCTGCAGGTGGAGCACATCGAACTCATGGGCAACCAGGTCACCGGTCCGGTCGTGGTGGGTCGGGTGGTGAGCTTCGTCGAGGAGCCCCAGAAGAACGGCAAGACCATCCGTTGGTGCCATGTGGACTGTGGAGAGCAGTTCAACATCACCGATGAGAACCCCGACGTCACCGACGGACGCGGCATCATCTGTGGGGCCGACAACTTCGCCCAGGGCGACTACGTGGTGGTGGCACTGCCCGGTGCCGAGTTGCCCGGCGGGTTCAAGATCTCGTCGCGACGTACCTATGGACACGTCTCCGACGGGATGATCTGCGCTGCCGATGAGCTCGGTATCGGGGAGGACCACACCGGCATCATCGTGTTGCCCGCCAATGAGGCCTCCCGGGCCGGACTGGGCTCCGAGGCGATGGCCCTGCTCGGCGTGCCCGACGAGATCCTGGACATTGATGTCACCCCCGACATGAGCTATTGCCTGTCGATGAGGGGCCTGTCCCGCGAAGCGGCGCAGGCGTTCGATGTGCCCTACAACGACATCTACTCCCGCCGCGTTCCCGAGCCCAGCCAGGGTGCCTACCCGGTGCGTGTCGAATCGGACGACTGTGAGTTGTTCGTTGACCTGGTCGTCCACGACATCAACGCCCTCGCCCCGACTCCGACGTGGATGCGCCACCGCCTGGAGGCCAGTGGCATGCGCTCCATCAGCCTGCCGGTCGACATCACCAACTATGTGATGCTCGAGTCCGGCCAGCCGCTGCACGCCTACGACGCCGACCAGCTGTTGGGCCCCATCGTGGTGCGCAAGGCCCATCAGGGGGAGCGCCTCACCACCCTGGACAGCGTCGATCGCGAGCTGAGTGCCGAAGATCTGTTGATCACCGACGATTCGGGCCCCATCGGCCTGGCTGGTGTCATGGGCGGCCTCAACACCGAGTTGAGTGACTCGACCCGCAATGTGGTCATCGAGGCGGCGCACTTCTCACCCGGCACCATCGGTCGTACCTACCGCCTGCACAAGTTGCCGTCGGAGGCCTCGAAGCGCTTCGAGCGCGATACCGATATCGGCGTGTGCTGTGCAGCTGCCCGGATGGCGGCGCGACTGTTGGTCGAACTGGCGGGGGGCACCATCGCCGACGGTGCCACTGTCGTGGGCCGCGTGCCCCAGATGCCCGGGCAGTCGATCGACATCGGGCTGCCGGCCAGAATCCTCGGCGCCCGCATCGAGCCCGACCAGGTATTGAGCGTCTTCAAGGGATCCGACATCGAGGTGACCAGGCGTGGCGAGCGGCTGTCCCTGGTGCCGCCCACCTGGCGCACCGATCTCGTGGACCCCTACGACTACGTGGAGGAGGTCGGACGCAAGCTCAGCCTCGAAGTGGTCAATGCGGTCGTGCCGCGGGCCGAGGCCGGACAGGGGCTGACCGCCGTCCAGAAGTCACGCCGGGCGGTTCTCAACGCGATTGCTGAGGCGGGCTTCGTCGAGGTCGTCACCCTGCCCTTCGTGGGCACCGACGACATTGACCGGCTCGGGCTGCCGGCCCAGGCCGATCAGCATCGGCTGGTGAAGCTGGCCAATCCCTTGTCGGACGCCCAGCCCTATGTGCGCACCACCCTGCTCCCCGGACTGTTCGCGGCCATCAACCGCAACACCTCACGCGGTATGGATGATGTGGCGCTGTTCGAGCAGGGTTCGGTCTTCCTCGGTGGCGAATTGCCCCCGGCTCCCATGCCGGATGTGTCCCACCGCCCCAGCGATGCCGAGATTGATGCCCTGCTGAACTCCCTGCCCGACCAGCCCCACATGCTCTCGGCAGTGCTGGCCGGCAATTGGTTGCCTGCCAGGTGGAACGGCCCGGCCGAGCCGGTGGACTGGACGCATGCGGTGCTGTTCGCGCAGACGGCGGCCGATGCAGTCGGCCTGCGCCTGATCCGCTCGCAGGCCGAGATCATGCCCTGGCATCCCGGCCGGTGCGCTGAGCTGTCCATTCGCAACTCCGACGGTGACCTGGTCAGCCTGGGTGCTGCCGGGGAGCTGCATCCCCGCGTGATTGAAGCATGCGGGCTGCCGGCCCGCAGCTGCGCCGTGGAGATCAACCTGGATGTGCTGTTGGCCAACGCCCCGACCGGCGGTGAGGTTCACGAGTTGTCGCCCTACCCGCTCACCAAGGAGGATGTCGCCCTCATCGTCGATGACACGGTCGCTGCGGCGGATGTCGAAGAGGTCCTCCGCACGGGGGCCGGTCCGCTGCTCGAGTCAATTGCCTTGTTCGATATCTACAGCGGCGAGCAGACCGGACAGGGCAAGAAGTCCCTGGCATTCAGCCTGCGCTTCGGTAGCCCGGAGCGCACCCTGACCCAGTCGGAGGCCGCCCAGGCCCGCGACAATGCGCTCGCGGCGGCGGTCAGTGAGCTGGGAGCCCAGGCGCGGCAGGCCTGA
- a CDS encoding arginine repressor — MTVSQRSTSSERSRSNRVARQGRILELIRSHEIGSQAELADMLADDDISVSQGTLSKDLLDIGAVRVRSGSGLLVYAPPGSEIASDHAMHEQRLARICAEVLVSADASANLAVLKTPPGAAQYFASAIDRVALDSVAGTIAGDDTVMVISRSGDGGAQMAEYFVSMARTGRPADGDGNEAERRD; from the coding sequence ATGACCGTGTCGCAGCGCAGCACGAGCTCAGAGCGCAGCCGGTCCAATCGCGTGGCGCGGCAGGGCCGCATCCTGGAGCTGATCCGTTCCCATGAGATCGGTTCACAGGCGGAACTGGCCGACATGCTCGCCGACGACGACATCTCCGTGAGCCAGGGAACCCTGAGCAAGGACCTGCTCGATATCGGGGCGGTCCGGGTCCGTTCGGGGTCCGGCCTGCTGGTCTACGCCCCTCCCGGCAGCGAGATCGCCTCCGACCACGCGATGCACGAGCAGCGCCTCGCGCGCATCTGCGCCGAGGTGCTGGTCAGCGCCGATGCGTCGGCGAACCTGGCGGTCCTGAAGACCCCGCCCGGAGCGGCACAGTACTTTGCCTCGGCAATCGATCGGGTGGCCCTTGATTCCGTGGCCGGGACCATCGCCGGGGACGATACGGTGATGGTCATTTCCCGCAGCGGCGACGGCGGGGCACAGATGGCCGAGTACTTCGTCTCGATGGCGCGGACCGGACGCCCCGCCGACGGCGATGGCAATGAAGCTGAACGGAGAGACTGA
- the argH gene encoding argininosuccinate lyase has product MSDHQEGFLWGGRFQGGPAEAMFQLSVSTQFDWRLAPEDIAGSIAHASALHRAGLLGDADYEQMEAALRGMLEEVHSGELRPAPTDEDVHGALERILTERVGPVLGGRLRAGRSRNDQIATLIRMYLRREIRALGQDVVEVITALCAQSDAHPRAIMPGRTHMQTAQPVLLAHQLLAHAWPLLRDLDRFTDLDKRLAVSPYGSAALAGSSLGLDPELVAHELGFTGSVLNSIDGTSARDLVSEAAYVLAQIGVDCSRLAEDVIAWTTPEFGFAKLDDAWSTGSSIMPQKKNPDVAELARGKAGRLIGNLCGLLATFKGLPTAYDRDLQEDKEPLFDGIDQLHVLLPALAGMVGTLAFDEERLAADAPRGFSLATDMADWLVRQGEPFAKAHDVTGRAVKFCEAHGIGLPELSDQQLAAIDPALTADVRKVLNIQGSVASRDARGGTAPVRVAEQLAAVKQQSAHFEKWAGSDY; this is encoded by the coding sequence ATGAGCGATCATCAAGAGGGTTTCCTGTGGGGCGGACGTTTCCAGGGTGGGCCTGCGGAGGCCATGTTCCAGCTGAGCGTGTCGACGCAGTTCGACTGGCGGCTGGCCCCCGAGGACATCGCCGGCTCCATTGCCCACGCCTCCGCGTTGCACCGTGCTGGCCTGCTGGGGGACGCCGACTATGAGCAGATGGAGGCCGCGCTGCGCGGCATGCTCGAGGAGGTCCACAGCGGCGAGCTGCGACCTGCACCGACCGATGAGGATGTCCACGGCGCGCTGGAGCGCATCCTGACCGAGCGCGTCGGCCCCGTGTTGGGTGGCCGCTTGCGGGCCGGCCGCAGCCGCAATGACCAGATCGCCACGCTCATCCGCATGTACCTTCGCCGGGAGATCCGCGCACTGGGCCAGGACGTGGTCGAGGTGATCACTGCCCTGTGTGCCCAGTCCGACGCCCATCCCCGCGCGATCATGCCCGGGCGGACCCACATGCAGACGGCGCAGCCGGTCCTGTTGGCCCACCAGTTGTTGGCCCATGCCTGGCCGCTGCTACGTGACCTGGATCGGTTCACCGACCTTGACAAGCGACTGGCCGTGAGCCCCTACGGGTCGGCCGCCCTGGCCGGTAGCTCATTGGGGCTTGATCCCGAGCTGGTGGCCCACGAGCTCGGGTTCACTGGTTCGGTCCTCAACTCGATCGACGGCACATCGGCACGTGATCTCGTCTCCGAGGCGGCCTATGTGCTGGCCCAGATCGGCGTGGACTGCTCCCGCCTTGCGGAGGATGTCATCGCCTGGACCACACCGGAGTTCGGCTTCGCGAAGCTTGACGACGCCTGGAGCACCGGGTCCAGCATCATGCCGCAGAAGAAGAATCCCGACGTCGCCGAGTTGGCACGTGGCAAGGCGGGACGGCTGATCGGCAACCTGTGCGGCCTGCTGGCCACCTTCAAGGGATTGCCGACGGCCTACGATCGCGACCTGCAGGAGGACAAGGAGCCGTTGTTCGACGGCATCGACCAGCTCCACGTCCTGCTGCCCGCGCTGGCCGGGATGGTCGGCACGCTGGCGTTCGACGAAGAACGCTTGGCGGCTGATGCCCCCCGCGGGTTCTCGTTGGCGACCGATATGGCCGATTGGCTCGTGCGACAGGGGGAGCCCTTTGCGAAGGCCCATGACGTCACCGGTCGGGCGGTTAAGTTCTGCGAAGCCCATGGAATCGGCCTGCCCGAGTTGAGTGACCAGCAGCTGGCCGCCATCGATCCGGCCCTCACTGCCGACGTGCGCAAGGTGCTCAATATCCAGGGTTCCGTTGCCTCCCGCGATGCCCGCGGTGGCACGGCGCCGGTACGCGTCGCCGAACAGCTCGCCGCCGTCAAGCAGCAGAGCGCCCATTTCGAGAAATGGGCCGGGTCGGACTACTGA
- a CDS encoding pyridoxal phosphate-dependent aminotransferase: MTGFHQATRLQGVRYDVRGKNMVEAQAMEARGEHILKLNIGNLAPFGFATPDSVVRSVATHLPESEGYSDARGVPSARAAVAEYYQSKHLDVDPQQVLIGNGVSELISLTLSAILNHGDEVLVPAPDYPLWTAQITLCDGKAVHYLCDETRGWNPDPDDIAAHITARTKAIVLINPNNPTGAVYSADTVRAIVQLAREHDLIVLSDEIYEKIIYHGTHTYTAHETGDDVLCLTYSGLSKAYRACGFRAGWVVFTGSLQRAHNLLEGVDLLANMRMCANVPAQYAIEACLSGYQSIDELTAPGGRFEEQLRLSHDLLDQIPGVNCVPAAGALYLFPQLDPERYPITDDEDWALGLLREKKILISHGRGFNWPNPDHFRLVALPEDAVLREALGRLAEYCEETRRD, translated from the coding sequence ATGACAGGGTTCCATCAGGCGACTCGCCTACAGGGCGTGCGCTATGACGTACGCGGCAAGAACATGGTTGAAGCCCAGGCGATGGAGGCTCGTGGCGAGCACATCCTGAAGCTCAACATCGGCAACCTCGCCCCCTTCGGATTCGCAACCCCCGATTCCGTGGTCCGCAGCGTGGCCACGCACCTGCCCGAATCCGAGGGCTATTCGGACGCACGCGGTGTGCCGTCCGCACGGGCAGCCGTCGCCGAGTACTACCAATCGAAGCACCTTGACGTGGATCCCCAGCAGGTGCTCATCGGCAATGGGGTCAGCGAATTGATCTCACTGACCCTGTCGGCCATCCTCAACCACGGCGACGAGGTTCTCGTCCCGGCGCCCGACTATCCCTTGTGGACCGCCCAGATCACCCTGTGCGATGGCAAGGCGGTGCACTACTTGTGCGACGAGACACGCGGCTGGAATCCCGATCCGGACGACATCGCCGCGCACATCACGGCACGCACCAAGGCAATCGTGCTCATCAACCCGAACAACCCGACCGGGGCGGTCTACTCCGCGGACACGGTGCGGGCCATCGTCCAGCTGGCGCGCGAGCACGATCTCATCGTGTTGTCCGACGAGATCTACGAGAAGATCATCTATCACGGCACGCACACCTATACGGCCCATGAGACCGGCGATGATGTGCTGTGCCTGACCTATTCGGGGCTGTCAAAGGCATACCGGGCGTGCGGCTTCCGGGCGGGGTGGGTGGTCTTCACCGGGTCACTGCAGCGGGCCCACAACCTGCTTGAGGGCGTGGACCTGCTGGCGAATATGCGCATGTGTGCGAATGTGCCCGCCCAGTACGCGATCGAGGCGTGCCTTTCGGGTTACCAGTCGATCGACGAGCTGACCGCTCCCGGCGGACGCTTTGAAGAACAGCTGCGCCTTTCCCATGACCTGTTGGACCAGATTCCCGGCGTGAACTGCGTGCCGGCCGCCGGGGCCCTCTACTTGTTCCCGCAGCTCGACCCCGAGCGCTACCCGATCACCGACGACGAGGACTGGGCGCTCGGTCTCCTGCGCGAGAAGAAGATCCTGATCAGCCATGGTCGGGGCTTCAACTGGCCGAATCCGGACCATTTCAGGCTGGTGGCACTACCCGAGGACGCCGTATTGCGTGAGGCGCTGGGACGGCTGGCGGAGTACTGCGAGGAGACCCGCCGCGACTAA
- a CDS encoding acetylornithine transaminase, with translation MSNGDAASGLNQQEWGARYDRTIMNTFGHPKRVLVRGEGAVVWDADGKRYTDFLAGIAVNALGHANPEVNRAVAEQMNTLGHISNIFASPTQIRLGEELVALASRESAPGTPARVFFANSGTEANEAAFKATRMTGRKKIVAMIGSFHGRSMGSLAITYNEHYRKPFEPLPGEIIWTPYGDVAALEKVVDDTVAAVVTEPIQGENGVIEPPDDFLPAVRRITAEHGALMWIDEVQTGMGRCGEWFAHQRLDVVPDLISVAKGLGNGFPMGACIALGPAADLFGPGEHGTTFGGNPVACAAGLAVISYIKSHDLLDHVKQMGLRLADKVMSLDDPRIATVRGRGLLRGIVLTKPLGAEAAAAALEAGWIINSPRPSVLRIAPPLIVTAEQIDEFVDVLPSLLDAAENR, from the coding sequence GTGAGTAACGGGGACGCAGCGTCCGGACTGAACCAGCAGGAATGGGGCGCTCGGTACGACCGCACCATCATGAACACCTTCGGACACCCGAAGCGAGTGCTGGTGCGCGGTGAAGGCGCGGTGGTGTGGGACGCCGACGGCAAGCGATATACGGATTTCCTGGCCGGAATCGCCGTGAATGCGCTGGGCCACGCCAACCCGGAGGTCAATCGCGCCGTGGCGGAGCAGATGAACACCCTCGGGCACATCTCGAACATCTTTGCCTCGCCCACCCAGATTCGGCTCGGTGAGGAACTCGTGGCACTCGCCTCTCGTGAGTCCGCCCCGGGCACCCCCGCCAGGGTCTTCTTCGCCAACTCGGGCACTGAGGCCAATGAGGCGGCCTTCAAGGCCACCCGCATGACCGGACGCAAGAAGATCGTCGCGATGATCGGCTCATTCCACGGTCGCTCGATGGGTTCGTTGGCCATCACCTACAACGAGCACTACCGCAAGCCCTTCGAGCCCCTTCCCGGCGAGATCATCTGGACGCCCTATGGCGATGTGGCAGCGTTGGAGAAGGTCGTCGACGACACCGTTGCGGCCGTCGTGACCGAGCCGATCCAGGGCGAGAACGGCGTCATCGAACCGCCCGACGACTTCCTGCCGGCAGTCCGAAGGATCACTGCCGAGCACGGCGCCCTGATGTGGATCGATGAAGTGCAGACGGGCATGGGTCGGTGCGGCGAATGGTTCGCCCACCAGCGACTCGATGTGGTGCCCGATCTCATCTCAGTGGCCAAGGGCCTGGGCAATGGATTTCCCATGGGGGCATGCATCGCCCTCGGCCCCGCGGCCGATCTGTTCGGCCCCGGTGAACACGGCACGACGTTCGGTGGCAACCCGGTGGCGTGCGCGGCCGGCCTTGCCGTGATCAGCTACATCAAGTCGCACGACCTGCTCGACCACGTGAAGCAGATGGGCCTGCGGCTCGCCGACAAGGTGATGTCGCTGGATGATCCGCGCATTGCCACGGTGCGGGGACGGGGCCTGTTGCGCGGCATTGTCCTGACGAAGCCGCTCGGGGCCGAGGCTGCTGCGGCCGCCCTGGAGGCCGGCTGGATCATCAATTCGCCGAGGCCCTCGGTATTGCGCATCGCGCCCCCATTGATCGTGACGGCCGAGCAGATCGATGAATTCGTCGACGTGTTGCCCAGTTTGCTGGACGCCGCGGAGAACCGATGA